A single genomic interval of Stieleria maiorica harbors:
- a CDS encoding rhodanese-like domain-containing protein — translation MSSDYSIEIDVQSVKQLQDSDESFLLLDVRQPEEHATAKIDGSVLIPMGELGQRLDELEPHREGRIVVHCHHGGRSMQVTEALRSRGFDSVQNMAGGIDAWSLQIDGSVPRY, via the coding sequence ATGTCCAGCGACTATTCGATCGAAATTGATGTTCAATCCGTCAAGCAACTCCAGGATTCCGACGAGTCCTTTTTGTTGCTCGATGTGCGGCAACCCGAAGAGCACGCGACCGCCAAGATCGACGGCAGCGTGTTGATCCCGATGGGGGAATTGGGGCAACGGCTGGACGAACTGGAACCGCACCGCGAGGGACGAATCGTCGTGCACTGTCACCACGGCGGACGCAGCATGCAGGTGACCGAAGCCTTGCGGTCACGCGGTTTCGACAGCGTCCAAAACATGGCCGGTGGAATCGACGCCTGGAGCCTGCAGATCGACGGCAGCGTGCCCCGTTATTGA
- the hisG gene encoding ATP phosphoribosyltransferase, translated as MGQLNKNLRIGLPSKGRLSELSGELLLQAGLSFRRQNRGLFAKVKGLPIDLVFLRTDDIPTLVAEGAIDMGFTGSDLVEEANANVATRMRLGVGRCRLAICVPDDSEIRSANELDGKRIATSFPHITKAYLGQHNALAHMVSLSGSVEVMIQLGVADAIVDLVETGSTLAANRLRILEEIGSYETILIQNNEACRDVEMADRIVRRLEGVVIARDYSLLEYNIPTAKLDAAEKITPGFNSPTIGTLEDEAWRSVRVMVRSSEVIDVMEKLERLGASAIFQTTISNCRL; from the coding sequence ATGGGACAACTGAACAAGAATTTAAGAATCGGGCTTCCGAGCAAGGGTCGGCTGAGTGAGTTGTCCGGCGAGCTGCTGCTGCAAGCGGGGCTGAGTTTTCGCCGTCAAAACCGCGGCCTGTTCGCCAAGGTCAAGGGACTGCCGATCGACCTGGTGTTTTTGCGGACCGATGACATTCCGACCTTGGTGGCCGAAGGCGCCATCGACATGGGATTCACCGGCAGCGATTTGGTCGAAGAAGCCAACGCCAACGTGGCCACGCGAATGCGGTTGGGTGTCGGACGCTGCCGATTGGCGATCTGTGTTCCCGATGACAGTGAAATCCGATCGGCAAACGAGCTGGACGGGAAACGCATCGCCACCAGCTTTCCCCACATCACCAAAGCCTACTTGGGCCAACACAACGCCCTGGCCCATATGGTTTCGCTCTCCGGCAGCGTCGAAGTGATGATCCAGCTGGGGGTGGCCGATGCGATCGTCGATTTGGTCGAAACCGGCAGCACGTTGGCGGCCAACCGGTTGCGAATCCTGGAAGAGATCGGATCCTATGAAACGATTCTGATTCAGAACAACGAAGCCTGCCGCGATGTGGAAATGGCCGATCGAATCGTCCGACGACTTGAGGGCGTGGTGATCGCCCGGGACTACTCGTTGCTGGAATACAACATTCCGACGGCCAAGCTGGACGCAGCGGAAAAGATCACGCCGGGATTCAACTCGCCGACCATCGGCACGCTCGAAGACGAGGCCTGGCGCAGCGTGCGGGTGATGGTGCGGAGCAGCGAAGTGATCGACGTGATGGAAAAGCTGGAACGACTTGGCGCATCGGCGATTTTCCAAACCACTATCTCCAACTGCAGACTGTAA
- a CDS encoding phosphoribosyl-ATP diphosphatase encodes MSDSLLPLRRLMQTLTERAQSRPEGSYTTKLMAAGTGKIGEKILEEAHELIEAADEPGDAGRQHFVYEAGDLIYHTLVLLAYRGVDLDEVAAELGRREGTSGLVEKANRNQTKTDQ; translated from the coding sequence ATGTCCGATTCGCTCCTCCCGCTGCGTCGACTGATGCAAACCTTGACCGAGCGAGCGCAGAGCCGTCCGGAGGGGTCGTACACGACCAAGCTGATGGCCGCCGGGACCGGCAAGATCGGCGAGAAGATTTTGGAAGAGGCCCACGAGTTGATTGAAGCGGCCGACGAGCCCGGGGATGCCGGACGCCAGCACTTTGTTTATGAAGCCGGGGATCTGATCTACCACACCCTGGTCCTGTTGGCCTATCGCGGCGTCGACCTGGACGAGGTCGCGGCCGAACTGGGGCGACGCGAGGGGACGTCCGGGTTGGTCGAAAAAGCAAACCGAAATCAAACGAAAACGGACCAATAG
- the hisH gene encoding imidazole glycerol phosphate synthase subunit HisH codes for MITIVDYQMGNLRSVQKAIERIGGQARFTSDPHEIAAAEQLVLPGVGAFGDAMDEINRRDLAPAIRDFVDTGRPFLGICLGLQLLFEEGYEHGTHRGLGILPGEVVRFDLPDTFKVPHMGWNTVRKTSPSPLLEDLADETHFYFVHSYYVRPADPSVMSLACDYGHEFCAMVSRDNLFATQFHPEKSQANGLNLLRAFNALNVHNVPGT; via the coding sequence ATGATCACGATCGTCGACTACCAGATGGGCAATTTGCGGAGCGTCCAAAAAGCGATCGAGCGAATCGGTGGCCAAGCCCGGTTCACGTCCGATCCGCACGAAATCGCAGCGGCCGAACAACTGGTCCTGCCAGGGGTCGGCGCGTTCGGCGACGCCATGGACGAAATCAACCGCCGCGACCTGGCGCCGGCGATTCGCGATTTTGTCGATACCGGACGCCCCTTCCTGGGCATCTGCCTGGGTTTGCAACTGCTGTTCGAAGAAGGCTACGAGCACGGGACCCATCGCGGGTTGGGGATCTTGCCAGGCGAGGTCGTCCGCTTCGATTTGCCCGACACGTTCAAAGTCCCGCACATGGGATGGAACACCGTCCGGAAAACCTCCCCCTCGCCGCTGCTGGAGGACTTGGCCGACGAAACCCATTTCTATTTCGTCCACTCCTACTACGTCCGCCCCGCCGACCCCTCGGTGATGTCCTTGGCCTGCGATTACGGCCACGAATTCTGCGCGATGGTTTCCCGCGACAACCTGTTCGCGACGCAGTTCCACCCCGAAAAAAGCCAGGCCAATGGCCTCAACCTGCTCCGCGCCTTCAACGCCCTCAACGTGCACAACGTTCCCGGAACGTGA
- a CDS encoding CAP domain-containing protein, which produces MTYTEGLPAKYFQWEKTNVRLSAISQISLHAVLSLLCPALLMIMSGDQAAAQSTVVQSTTPAVTAPVATVSGQVCPKCGRVHGSARPVATASPAKSVSATPVRTVAQVAYQKASNGVQNVLGMLNNQRSRQGLRTLRYDPALQSVAERRARQMASMGLKSHPPGSFAPGRYEGVGWSSSFSPSGVSACYTSDPRMTAAGAAMVAGRDGVYFAVVYR; this is translated from the coding sequence TTGACTTACACGGAAGGGCTGCCAGCAAAGTACTTCCAGTGGGAGAAAACTAACGTGCGTTTGTCCGCGATTTCGCAAATCAGCCTTCATGCAGTCCTGTCATTGCTTTGCCCGGCGCTGCTGATGATCATGTCTGGAGACCAGGCGGCTGCCCAATCGACCGTGGTTCAATCAACGACCCCCGCAGTGACCGCTCCGGTGGCGACGGTTTCGGGGCAAGTTTGTCCGAAATGCGGCCGAGTTCACGGCTCGGCACGACCGGTGGCGACGGCAAGCCCGGCCAAATCGGTCTCGGCAACCCCGGTTCGAACTGTGGCGCAAGTCGCTTACCAGAAAGCCAGCAATGGTGTTCAGAACGTTTTGGGCATGCTGAACAACCAGCGCTCTCGACAAGGACTGCGAACCCTGCGATATGACCCTGCATTGCAATCGGTTGCCGAGCGGCGTGCGCGTCAGATGGCCAGCATGGGCCTGAAGTCGCATCCGCCGGGATCGTTTGCCCCCGGCCGCTACGAAGGTGTCGGCTGGTCCAGCTCCTTTTCGCCCAGTGGAGTTTCCGCGTGTTACACCAGCGATCCACGCATGACCGCGGCCGGCGCAGCGATGGTGGCCGGCCGCGATGGCGTCTACTTTGCGGTGGTCTACCGATAA
- a CDS encoding sugar phosphate isomerase/epimerase family protein — protein MAEARMNTLSVSQLSTLRWDLESDVHAYSQRGFGGIGLYRPKLDDYGVERTIELLSEHSMVATSLSWGGGFTGSDGRPFEDAVSDAVNAVIQAARLRAGTLIVLAGGKNNHIKTHLRRTLCQALVRVAAVASEHGIKLALEPFHPGCGDEWSFVHDLQSTLDIIERVDNPSLGLVLDTYHVGMDRAALRWLPDVAQHIHLVQLGDGRHCPHGEMNRCLLGDGCVPLPELIELLHENGYCGSWEVEVIGEDVELISYDHLLDHTKRYLDHTLGQLC, from the coding sequence ATGGCCGAAGCACGGATGAACACGCTTTCTGTTAGCCAGCTTTCAACACTTCGTTGGGACCTGGAGTCGGACGTTCACGCTTACTCGCAACGTGGGTTTGGAGGCATCGGGCTTTACCGCCCCAAGTTGGATGATTACGGGGTTGAGCGAACGATCGAGTTACTGAGCGAGCATTCGATGGTGGCCACCTCACTGTCCTGGGGCGGCGGGTTCACCGGCAGCGACGGGCGTCCGTTCGAAGATGCGGTTTCCGATGCCGTCAACGCGGTGATCCAAGCTGCCCGGTTGCGCGCCGGCACGCTGATCGTGCTGGCCGGTGGAAAAAACAATCACATTAAAACCCACCTTCGCCGAACACTCTGCCAAGCGCTTGTTCGGGTGGCCGCTGTCGCCTCGGAACACGGAATCAAACTCGCGCTCGAACCGTTTCACCCCGGTTGCGGCGACGAATGGTCGTTCGTGCATGACCTTCAATCCACGTTGGACATCATCGAACGTGTCGACAATCCATCGTTGGGATTGGTGCTGGACACGTACCATGTGGGAATGGACCGCGCCGCGCTACGCTGGTTGCCCGATGTCGCCCAGCACATTCACCTGGTCCAACTCGGTGACGGGCGCCATTGCCCCCATGGTGAAATGAATCGGTGCCTGCTCGGTGACGGATGTGTTCCGCTGCCCGAACTGATCGAGCTGTTGCACGAGAACGGTTACTGCGGCTCCTGGGAAGTGGAAGTGATCGGTGAAGACGTCGAATTGATCAGCTATGACCATTTGCTCGATCACACCAAACGCTACCTCGATCACACGCTGGGACAGTTGTGTTGA
- a CDS encoding 2-oxoglutarate dehydrogenase E1 component: MNSFSLDYIDDLYVQYVQDPESVSETWRQYFEQFLVSSPATAKKRSASVSQSPRASVARSAGSSKPGGNGAAVALAERKGSTGDEATDQALWMSRMQDRVNQLVREYRVRGHLKAQLDPLGIDRGDRPELSPQRYGLSETDMQRRLDSSAVEHVKGDTLDVILTKLRNTYCRSIGAQFMHIDNRNIRDWLQQRMESTENRLDLPHETQRRIYARLADASIFEEFVRRKFVGAKTFSLEGAETLIPLIDLALEKAGEHGVQEVVMGMAHRGRLNVMANILKKRAMNIFWSFDDPNPEMSRGGGDVRYHLGYSSDWKTARGDHLHISLCFNPSHLEYVNTVAMGRTRCKQDHRGDSERRQVMNVLIHGDAAFAGEGVVQETLNLSQLNGYRVGGTLHIIINNQVGFTTLPAQGRSTTYATDVAKMLQIPIFHVNGEDPEAVAQVVSLAMDFRNEFQRDVVIDLYAFRRWGHNEGDEPRFTQPRMYAEIDRRAGVREQYLNRLKGLGKISDEEAEEIQKERTEKLESEFDASKNHQFVPDTQTLAANWSDFFGGVEPIEPTDTTFDETRLGELVDAATRLPEGFSQHKKLKRLIANRRGMAAGEKPFDWATAELAAFATLLSDGHAVRLTGQDCQRGTFSQRHAVQHDVKTGETYMPLEHLESNQARVELHNSPLSEAGVLGFEWGYSLDAPDSLVLWEAQFGDFWNCAQVIVDQFIASAEDKWNRLSGLVMLLPHGFEGQGPEHCSARVERFLAMTAEHNIQVCQPTTPAQYFHLLRRQVIRKWRKPLIVLTPKSLLRHPEVVSDRKELAEGSFERILRDKDVDLSKVRRVMLCTGKIYYDLKKRRQELERDDVALIRLEQLYPLESDELIAALDGVPRDAEIFFVQDEPRNMGTWPYLKLNFGDDFQSAGWTLTPITRAESASPSTGSMAAHLLEQKELIEAAFAGL, encoded by the coding sequence ATGAATAGCTTTAGCTTGGACTACATCGACGATTTGTACGTCCAATATGTCCAGGATCCCGAGAGCGTCTCGGAGACCTGGCGACAGTATTTTGAGCAGTTCTTGGTGAGCTCTCCCGCGACGGCAAAGAAACGCAGCGCGAGCGTTTCGCAAAGCCCCCGCGCGTCGGTCGCACGGTCCGCCGGATCGTCCAAACCCGGCGGCAACGGCGCCGCCGTGGCCCTGGCCGAACGCAAGGGATCCACCGGCGACGAAGCGACCGACCAGGCGTTGTGGATGTCGCGGATGCAGGATCGCGTCAACCAGCTGGTCCGCGAGTATCGCGTCCGCGGGCACCTCAAAGCGCAGCTCGACCCGCTGGGCATCGATCGCGGCGACCGACCGGAATTGAGCCCGCAACGTTACGGGCTGAGCGAAACCGACATGCAGCGTCGGCTGGATTCGTCGGCCGTCGAACACGTCAAAGGCGACACGCTTGACGTCATTTTGACGAAGCTCCGCAATACCTACTGCCGTTCCATCGGCGCGCAGTTCATGCACATCGACAATCGCAACATTCGCGATTGGTTGCAGCAGCGGATGGAGAGCACCGAGAACCGGCTGGACCTGCCCCACGAAACCCAGCGACGGATTTATGCGCGGTTGGCCGACGCATCGATCTTTGAAGAATTCGTCCGCCGCAAGTTCGTCGGTGCGAAGACGTTTTCGCTCGAAGGGGCCGAAACGCTGATCCCGTTGATCGACCTGGCGCTGGAAAAGGCCGGCGAGCACGGGGTCCAGGAAGTCGTCATGGGGATGGCCCACCGCGGTCGTCTGAACGTGATGGCGAACATCCTGAAAAAACGCGCGATGAATATCTTCTGGTCCTTCGACGACCCGAACCCGGAGATGAGTCGCGGCGGCGGCGATGTCCGCTATCACCTGGGTTACAGCAGCGACTGGAAAACCGCTCGCGGGGACCACCTGCACATCTCGCTGTGCTTTAACCCCAGCCACTTGGAATACGTCAACACCGTCGCGATGGGACGCACCCGTTGCAAACAGGATCACCGTGGCGATAGCGAGCGTCGACAGGTGATGAATGTGTTGATCCACGGTGACGCCGCCTTCGCCGGCGAAGGCGTGGTTCAAGAGACACTGAACCTGAGCCAGTTGAACGGCTATCGCGTCGGCGGGACGCTGCACATCATCATCAACAACCAGGTCGGGTTCACCACACTGCCGGCCCAGGGGCGCAGCACGACCTACGCGACCGACGTCGCCAAGATGCTGCAGATCCCGATCTTTCACGTCAACGGCGAAGACCCCGAAGCGGTCGCCCAAGTCGTCTCGCTGGCAATGGATTTCCGCAACGAATTCCAACGTGACGTCGTGATCGATCTGTATGCGTTTCGTCGCTGGGGACACAACGAAGGCGACGAGCCGCGTTTCACCCAGCCGCGGATGTACGCCGAAATCGACCGACGCGCCGGCGTCCGCGAACAATACCTCAATCGGCTCAAAGGACTCGGCAAAATCTCCGACGAGGAAGCCGAAGAGATTCAAAAGGAGCGGACCGAAAAACTGGAATCGGAATTTGACGCCAGCAAGAACCATCAGTTCGTCCCCGACACGCAAACCCTTGCCGCCAACTGGAGCGACTTTTTCGGCGGGGTCGAACCGATCGAGCCGACCGACACAACCTTTGACGAAACCCGCCTGGGCGAACTCGTCGACGCGGCGACGCGATTGCCGGAAGGTTTTTCCCAGCACAAGAAACTCAAGCGGTTGATCGCCAATCGCCGCGGCATGGCCGCCGGCGAAAAACCGTTCGACTGGGCCACCGCCGAACTGGCCGCGTTTGCAACCCTACTGTCCGACGGCCATGCGGTCCGCCTGACCGGCCAAGATTGCCAGCGGGGAACGTTCAGCCAACGTCACGCCGTGCAGCATGACGTCAAGACGGGCGAAACCTACATGCCGCTGGAACACCTGGAATCCAACCAGGCCCGCGTCGAACTGCACAACAGCCCGCTCAGCGAAGCCGGCGTGCTGGGGTTCGAATGGGGTTACTCGCTGGATGCCCCCGACAGCCTGGTGCTGTGGGAAGCTCAGTTCGGTGATTTCTGGAACTGCGCCCAAGTCATCGTCGACCAGTTCATCGCCAGTGCGGAAGACAAATGGAACCGCTTGAGCGGATTGGTGATGTTGCTGCCACACGGTTTCGAAGGGCAAGGCCCCGAACACTGCAGCGCCCGCGTCGAACGGTTCTTGGCGATGACCGCCGAACACAACATCCAGGTCTGCCAACCGACCACGCCGGCACAATACTTTCACCTGTTGCGCCGACAAGTGATTCGCAAGTGGCGGAAACCGTTGATCGTGTTGACGCCCAAGAGCTTGCTGCGGCACCCCGAGGTGGTCAGCGATCGCAAGGAACTTGCCGAAGGATCTTTCGAGCGAATCCTGCGTGACAAAGATGTCGATTTGTCAAAGGTCCGCCGCGTCATGTTGTGCACGGGCAAGATTTATTACGACCTGAAGAAACGTCGGCAGGAACTGGAACGCGATGACGTCGCACTGATCCGTCTGGAACAACTGTATCCGCTGGAAAGCGATGAACTGATCGCCGCCCTGGATGGCGTTCCACGCGACGCGGAAATCTTTTTTGTCCAAGACGAACCGCGAAACATGGGCACGTGGCCTTACCTGAAGTTGAACTTCGGCGACGACTTCCAGAGCGCCGGCTGGACGTTGACCCCCATCACGCGCGCCGAGTCGGCCAGCCCCAGCACGGGCAGTATGGCGGCACACTTGCTGGAGCAAAAGGAGCTCATCGAAGCCGCCTTTGCCGGGCTTTAG